The nucleotide window GTGGTCTTAAATCATGGATGCGCAATCAGCTTGATGACACCCAGACTGTCTATTATCCAGCAGGTGTTCTTTTTCCGGGTAGAACCATACGCATAACAATTGCACAGGGCCTAAGAAAAAAAACCAAAACTCTTGATATCACTTTACCCCGTGATTTTGTGATTGGCAGAAGCATCCGGCTTAAAGGTCAGGGACGTAGGCTTGGACCATTCAAGGGCGATCTTTATCTCAAAATTTTAGCAAAATAAATTTATATACAAATGCCGCAGAGCGAAGCTCTATAAGGGATACTCCAATTTTATTTTAATTTTTGCCGCTTATAATCAGCTTTTTTTACTTGTTTTCCATCTAAAATTTTACTAGCCCCTCATATAGAAGAAGACCGCAAAAACAATTCAGCATGAAGTTGCGGGCGTCTATAAAAGTAAGACTTCCCATCATGCCGAATGCAAGTGGATATCTACCCTCATTGCCGATTACAGCGGTCATTTACAGCCAACCAAAATCAAGGGGGTTTATAAAATGCTGGCCATTCTAGATTATAAAGCAGGAAACCAGACCAGCGTGAAGCGTGCCCTGACTCAATTAGGCATTCCGAACGAAATCACCTCCGACCCGGAAAAACTGGCACACGCAGAAGGTATCATTTTCCCCGGTGTTGGAGCAGCAGGACAGGCCATGGACGAGCTTGAGTCCGAAGGACTCGATGAACTTCTCAAAAAACTGATCAACCAGAACAAACCTCTTCTCGGTATCTGCGTTGGATGCCAGATTCTTCTCGACTACAGCGAAGAGAACGATACCAAAGCATTGTCTGTTGTCCCCGGAGAATGTCATCTTTTCAATCCTTCATGGGAGGATTACGAAGGTGTCACAATCAGGGTCCCGCACATGGGCTGGAATCAGGTTGACCTTGTTAAGGACTGCCCTCTTTTTAAAGACATTTCCCCTGAAGCATTTTTCTATTTCGTACACAGCTACTACCCGGCACCGGAAAGTAAATTCGTAATTGGAACAACAAAATACGGCATAGACTTCTGCTCCGTCCACGGACATGACGGACTCTGGGCCGTGCAGTTCCACCCGGAAAAAAGTGGAAGACCCGGTTTGAAACTGCTCTCCAACTTCTATGATTACTGTAAGGAGGCATCAAATGCTGTGTAAAAGAATTATCCCCTGCCTCGATGTACGTGACGGTAGACTTACCAAGGGTATCAAATTCAAAGGCAACGTAGATATAGGCGACCCTGTTGCTACAGCCAAAAAATACTATGAAGAAGGAGCAGACGAGATCGTCTTTTATGACATCACCGCTTCATCTGAAAAACGTGGTATTTTTATTGATGTTGTTGAGCGTGTCGCATCTGAAATATTTATCCCCTTTTCAGTCGGTGGCGGTATAAATACCGTTGAAGATATGCGTGCCGTGCTGGTCGCCGGAGCAGAAAAAGTTTCGGTAAACTCCGGAGCGGTAAAAAATCCTGATATAATCAGTCAGGGAGCTGCGGCTTTCGGTTCACAGTGCATAGTTCTCGGAATGGACGTTAAGCGGGTAGAAAAATCAGAAAAAATTCCTTCAGGTTTTGAAATCGTTATTAACGGCGGAAGAAAATTCATGGGCATTGATGCTCTTGAATGGGCCAAAACAGCCGAGGCTCTCGGAGCTGGTGAAATCTGCATCAACTCTATTGATGCCGATGGAACCAAAGACGGCTATGATATTGAGCTGACCAGACTTATTGCCGAGAGTGTAACCATCCCGGTTATCGCTTCCGGTGGAGCCGGACATCCTGACCATATGGTGGAAGCTGTAACTGAAGGACGGGCCACAGCTGCACTTATCGCATCCATAGTTCACTATGGAGAATACACAATTCCTGAACTCAAAAAGTATATGTCAGATAAAGGTGTCCATACCAGAACAACCTGGT belongs to Maridesulfovibrio bastinii DSM 16055 and includes:
- the hisH gene encoding imidazole glycerol phosphate synthase subunit HisH is translated as MLAILDYKAGNQTSVKRALTQLGIPNEITSDPEKLAHAEGIIFPGVGAAGQAMDELESEGLDELLKKLINQNKPLLGICVGCQILLDYSEENDTKALSVVPGECHLFNPSWEDYEGVTIRVPHMGWNQVDLVKDCPLFKDISPEAFFYFVHSYYPAPESKFVIGTTKYGIDFCSVHGHDGLWAVQFHPEKSGRPGLKLLSNFYDYCKEASNAV
- the hisF gene encoding imidazole glycerol phosphate synthase subunit HisF, with product MLCKRIIPCLDVRDGRLTKGIKFKGNVDIGDPVATAKKYYEEGADEIVFYDITASSEKRGIFIDVVERVASEIFIPFSVGGGINTVEDMRAVLVAGAEKVSVNSGAVKNPDIISQGAAAFGSQCIVLGMDVKRVEKSEKIPSGFEIVINGGRKFMGIDALEWAKTAEALGAGEICINSIDADGTKDGYDIELTRLIAESVTIPVIASGGAGHPDHMVEAVTEGRATAALIASIVHYGEYTIPELKKYMSDKGVHTRTTW